From a region of the Mycolicibacterium sp. MU0050 genome:
- a CDS encoding primosomal protein, whose translation MAADLVPIRLGVTAGDLYTLWAPRWREGGDEWEAFLGEGEDLYGFASVADLVAFVRSGADNDLSDHPAWDKVTEANAHRLDPAEDRRFDLITVEELLAEKPTEDSVNSLARTLAVVSSLGSVCELPTVTKFFNGNPTLAAVNGGAAEFSGKAGLKRWANIAAIVGRSWDKIIAAIDEIITTPDVDATLAAKAAKELAEPAPPDEDDLADDGALEAADDAEREEPAQRAVGDTVVLGDDDDFWAKVGIDPIRVMTSGGTFYTLRCYFDDRPIFLGRNGRVSVFGSERALARYLADEHDHDLSDLSTYDDIRTAATDGSLDIDITDDNVYVLTELADDIADGPDAVDRDQLELAVEFLRDLGDYSEEDTVDKALAPDAPLGRYVDYVLDGTGRKPTGSFAEAVTQFERLERFVESRLRSE comes from the coding sequence ATGGCTGCTGACCTTGTGCCGATCCGCCTCGGCGTGACCGCGGGCGACCTTTACACCCTCTGGGCCCCGCGCTGGCGCGAGGGCGGAGACGAATGGGAGGCGTTCCTCGGCGAGGGTGAGGACCTCTACGGATTCGCCAGCGTGGCCGATCTGGTGGCGTTCGTCCGCAGCGGCGCGGACAACGACCTGTCCGACCACCCCGCGTGGGACAAGGTCACCGAGGCCAACGCGCACCGGTTGGACCCGGCCGAGGACCGGCGCTTCGATCTGATCACGGTCGAGGAACTGCTCGCCGAGAAGCCCACCGAGGACAGCGTCAACTCGCTGGCCCGCACCTTGGCGGTGGTGTCGTCGCTGGGCTCGGTGTGCGAACTGCCCACTGTCACCAAGTTTTTCAACGGCAACCCGACGTTGGCGGCGGTCAACGGCGGCGCCGCGGAGTTCTCCGGCAAGGCCGGGCTCAAGCGCTGGGCCAATATCGCCGCGATCGTGGGGCGCAGCTGGGACAAGATCATCGCCGCGATCGACGAGATCATCACCACACCCGACGTCGACGCCACGCTGGCGGCCAAGGCCGCCAAGGAGCTGGCCGAGCCCGCGCCGCCGGACGAGGACGATCTCGCCGACGACGGCGCGCTGGAGGCCGCCGACGACGCCGAGCGCGAGGAGCCCGCGCAGCGCGCCGTCGGCGACACCGTGGTGCTCGGTGACGACGACGACTTCTGGGCCAAGGTGGGCATCGACCCGATCCGGGTGATGACCAGCGGCGGCACGTTCTACACGCTGCGCTGCTACTTCGACGACCGGCCGATCTTCCTGGGCCGCAACGGCCGGGTCAGCGTGTTCGGCTCCGAGCGCGCCCTGGCCCGCTATCTGGCCGACGAGCACGACCACGACCTCTCGGACCTGAGCACCTACGACGACATCCGCACCGCGGCCACCGACGGCTCGCTGGACATCGACATCACCGACGACAACGTCTACGTGCTCACCGAGCTGGCCGACGACATCGCCGACGGGCCCGACGCCGTCGACCGCGATCAGCTGGAGTTGGCGGTGGAGTTCCTGCGCGACCTCGGCGACTACTCGGAGGAGGACACCGTCGACAAGGCGCTGGCCCCCGATGCGCCGCTGGGCCGCTACGTCGACTACGTCCTCGACGGCACCGGCCGCAAGCCCACGGGCTCCTTCGCCGAGGCCGTCACGCAGTTCGAGCGGCTGGAACGCTTCGTCGAATCCCGCCTGCGCAGCGAGTGA
- a CDS encoding cytidine deaminase produces MQRDVDWKALRNKAIEVSRHAYAPYSGFPVGAAALVDDHRIVTGCNVENVSYGLGLCAECAVVCALHAGGGGRLVALACVGPDGEVLMPCGRCRQVLLEHGGPELLIDHPSGARPLRELLPDAFGPQDLERR; encoded by the coding sequence ATGCAACGTGACGTGGACTGGAAAGCGCTGCGTAACAAGGCTATTGAGGTCAGTAGGCACGCTTACGCGCCCTACTCGGGCTTCCCGGTGGGCGCCGCCGCGCTGGTCGACGATCATCGGATCGTCACCGGATGCAATGTGGAGAATGTCTCATATGGCCTAGGTCTCTGTGCCGAGTGCGCTGTGGTCTGCGCCCTGCATGCCGGCGGTGGCGGGCGACTGGTGGCGCTGGCGTGCGTCGGCCCCGACGGCGAGGTGTTGATGCCCTGCGGCCGCTGCCGGCAGGTGCTGCTCGAACACGGCGGGCCCGAACTGCTGATCGACCACCCGAGCGGGGCGCGACCGCTGCGCGAGTTGCTGCCCGACGCCTTCGGGCCGCAGGACCTCGAGCGTCGCTAG
- a CDS encoding thymidine phosphorylase — protein MDTTTPEPFDAPTVIAIKRDGGVLSDAQIDWVIDGYTHGRVADEQMAALLMAIYLRGMAPGEIARWTAAMVESGQRFDFTDLRRDGKPLALVDKHSTGGVGDKITIPLLPVVMACGGSVPQAAGRGLGHTGGTLDKLEAIRGFTAELSKDQIRQQLCDVGAAVFAAGELAPADRKIYALRDITGTVESLPLIASSVMSKKLAEGARALVLDVKVGRGAFLKTETESRALAQTMVDLGAAHGVPTRALLTDMNRPLGRAVGNAVEVAESLEVLAGGGPDDVVALTLALATEMLAAAGIDGVDPAETLRDGSAMDRFRRLVAAQGGDLSVELPTGAAVETVTADRGGVMGDIDAMGVAMAAWRLGAGRARPGDPVQAGAGVRIHRRPGEPVTAGETLFTLYTDTPERLRPALAELDGAWSVGDGAPPQLPLLIDRLG, from the coding sequence ATCGACACGACGACACCGGAACCCTTCGACGCCCCCACGGTCATCGCGATCAAGCGCGACGGCGGGGTGCTCTCCGATGCCCAGATCGACTGGGTGATCGACGGCTACACCCACGGCCGGGTCGCCGACGAACAGATGGCGGCCCTGCTGATGGCGATCTACCTGCGCGGGATGGCGCCGGGGGAGATCGCCCGGTGGACCGCGGCCATGGTGGAGTCCGGTCAGCGGTTCGACTTCACCGATCTGCGTCGCGACGGCAAGCCGCTGGCGCTGGTCGACAAGCACTCCACCGGCGGGGTCGGGGACAAGATCACCATCCCGCTGTTGCCGGTCGTGATGGCCTGCGGCGGGTCGGTGCCCCAGGCCGCGGGCCGTGGCCTGGGCCACACCGGCGGCACCCTGGACAAGCTCGAGGCCATCCGGGGCTTCACCGCCGAGCTGTCCAAAGACCAGATCCGGCAGCAACTTTGCGACGTCGGCGCGGCTGTCTTCGCCGCGGGCGAGCTGGCCCCGGCCGACCGCAAGATCTACGCGCTGCGCGACATCACCGGCACCGTCGAGTCGCTGCCGCTGATCGCCAGCTCGGTGATGAGCAAGAAGCTGGCCGAGGGCGCGCGGGCGCTGGTGCTCGACGTCAAGGTGGGCCGCGGCGCCTTCCTCAAGACCGAGACCGAGTCGCGTGCGCTGGCCCAGACCATGGTGGACCTCGGGGCCGCCCACGGCGTGCCGACCCGCGCGCTGCTCACCGACATGAACCGTCCGCTGGGTCGCGCCGTCGGCAACGCCGTCGAGGTGGCCGAATCGCTGGAGGTGCTCGCCGGCGGCGGACCGGACGACGTGGTCGCCCTGACGCTGGCCCTGGCCACCGAGATGCTGGCGGCCGCCGGTATCGACGGCGTCGATCCCGCCGAGACCCTGCGGGACGGCTCGGCGATGGACCGGTTCCGGCGGCTGGTCGCCGCCCAGGGCGGCGACCTGAGCGTCGAGTTGCCCACCGGCGCCGCCGTCGAGACCGTCACCGCCGACCGCGGCGGCGTGATGGGCGACATCGACGCCATGGGGGTGGCGATGGCGGCCTGGCGCCTGGGCGCCGGGCGCGCGCGTCCCGGGGACCCGGTGCAGGCCGGCGCCGGGGTGCGGATCCATCGTCGGCCCGGGGAGCCGGTGACCGCCGGCGAGACCCTGTTCACGCTGTACACCGACACCCCGGAGCGGCTTCGGCCCGCCCTGGCCGAGCTCGACGGCGCCTGGTCGGTGGGCGACGGCGCGCCGCCGCAGTTGCCGCTGCTGATCGATCGCCTCGGCTGA
- the sdhA gene encoding succinate dehydrogenase flavoprotein subunit, which yields MIQEHRYDVVIVGAGGAGMRAAVEAGPRVRTAVLTKLYPTRSHTGAAQGGMCAALANVEEDNWEWHTFDTVKGGDYLADQDAVEIMAKEAIDAVLDLEKMGMPFNRTPEGRIDQRRFGGHTRDHGKAPVRRACYAADRTGHMILQTLYQNCVKHDVEFFNEFYALDLILTETPGGPVATGIVAYELATGDIHVFHAKAIVFATGGSGRMYKTTSNAHTLTGDGMAVVFRKGLPLEDMEFHQFHPTGLAGLGILISEAVRGEGGRLLNADGERFMERYAPTIVDLAPRDIVARSMVLEVLEGRGAGPNKDYVYIDVRHLGEEVLEAKLPDITEFARTYLGVDPVKELVPVYPTCHYVMGGIPTTVTGQVLRDNNNTVPGLYAAGECACVSVHGANRLGTNSLLDINVFGRRAGIAAAEYAANNDFVDLPPEPEAMVSGWVSHILSDHGHERVADIRGALQQSMDNNAAVFRTEETLKQALTDIHALKERYSRITVHDKGKRYNSDLLEAIELGFLLELAEVTVVGALNRKESRGGHAREDYPNRDDTNYLRHTMAYKEGTDLLSDIRLDYKPVVQTRYEPMERKY from the coding sequence ATGATTCAAGAGCATCGCTATGACGTCGTCATCGTCGGTGCCGGCGGGGCCGGCATGCGTGCCGCCGTCGAGGCCGGTCCGCGCGTGCGGACCGCCGTGCTGACCAAGCTGTACCCCACGCGCAGCCACACCGGCGCCGCGCAGGGCGGCATGTGCGCCGCGCTGGCCAACGTCGAGGAAGACAACTGGGAGTGGCACACCTTCGACACCGTCAAGGGCGGTGACTACCTGGCCGACCAGGACGCCGTCGAGATCATGGCCAAGGAGGCCATCGACGCGGTGTTGGACCTCGAGAAGATGGGGATGCCGTTCAACCGCACCCCCGAGGGCCGCATCGACCAGCGCCGCTTCGGTGGGCACACCCGTGACCACGGCAAGGCCCCCGTGCGCCGCGCCTGCTACGCCGCCGACCGCACCGGCCACATGATCCTGCAGACGCTGTACCAGAACTGCGTCAAGCACGACGTCGAGTTCTTCAACGAGTTCTACGCGCTGGATCTGATCCTCACCGAAACCCCCGGTGGCCCGGTCGCCACCGGGATCGTCGCCTACGAGCTGGCCACCGGTGACATCCACGTCTTCCACGCCAAGGCCATCGTCTTCGCCACCGGCGGCTCGGGGCGGATGTACAAGACCACCTCCAACGCGCACACCCTGACCGGTGACGGTATGGCCGTGGTGTTCCGCAAGGGACTTCCGCTGGAGGACATGGAATTCCACCAGTTCCACCCGACGGGCCTGGCCGGTCTCGGCATCCTGATCTCGGAAGCGGTGCGCGGCGAGGGCGGACGCCTGCTCAACGCCGACGGCGAACGGTTCATGGAGCGCTACGCCCCCACCATCGTCGACCTGGCCCCGCGTGACATCGTCGCGCGCTCCATGGTGCTCGAGGTGCTCGAGGGCCGCGGGGCCGGGCCGAACAAGGACTACGTCTACATCGACGTGCGGCACCTCGGCGAGGAGGTGCTGGAGGCCAAGCTGCCGGATATCACCGAATTCGCCCGCACCTACCTGGGTGTCGACCCGGTCAAGGAGCTGGTACCGGTCTACCCGACCTGCCACTACGTGATGGGCGGCATCCCCACCACCGTCACCGGACAGGTGCTGCGGGACAACAACAACACCGTCCCGGGGCTGTACGCCGCGGGCGAGTGCGCCTGCGTGTCGGTGCACGGCGCCAACCGGCTGGGCACCAACTCGCTGCTGGACATCAACGTGTTCGGCCGGCGCGCGGGTATCGCCGCGGCCGAGTACGCCGCCAACAACGACTTCGTCGACCTGCCGCCGGAGCCGGAGGCCATGGTCAGCGGCTGGGTGTCGCACATCCTGAGCGACCACGGCCACGAGCGGGTCGCCGACATCCGGGGTGCGCTGCAGCAGTCGATGGACAACAACGCCGCGGTGTTCCGGACCGAGGAGACCCTCAAGCAGGCGCTGACCGACATCCACGCGCTCAAGGAGCGTTACTCGCGAATCACGGTGCACGACAAGGGCAAGCGCTACAACAGCGACCTGCTCGAGGCCATCGAGCTGGGCTTTTTGCTGGAGCTCGCCGAGGTGACCGTGGTGGGTGCGCTCAACCGCAAGGAGTCCCGCGGCGGCCACGCCCGCGAGGACTACCCCAACCGTGACGACACGAACTACCTGCGTCACACCATGGCCTACAAGGAAGGCACCGACCTACTTTCGGACATCCGGCTGGATTACAAGCCCGTGGTCCAGACCCGGTACGAGCCAATGGAACGGAAGTACTGA
- a CDS encoding succinate dehydrogenase hydrophobic membrane anchor subunit, with the protein MSSVEQPRVRPVAPVLEKSFDRPAALDNPRAPRRPGGMPNFEKYAWLFMRFSGIALVFLALGHLFIMLMWQDGVYRIDFNYVAERWASPFWQTWDLLLLWLAQLHGGNGMRTIIADYTRKDSTRFWLNALLALSMIFTLVLGTYVLLTFDANIA; encoded by the coding sequence GTGAGCAGCGTCGAGCAGCCCCGAGTCCGGCCGGTGGCCCCGGTCCTGGAGAAGAGCTTCGACCGGCCGGCCGCGCTGGACAACCCGCGCGCGCCGCGGCGCCCCGGCGGCATGCCGAACTTCGAGAAGTACGCATGGCTGTTCATGCGGTTCTCCGGTATCGCGCTGGTCTTCCTGGCGCTGGGCCACCTGTTCATCATGCTGATGTGGCAGGACGGCGTGTACCGGATCGACTTCAACTATGTGGCGGAGCGCTGGGCCTCCCCGTTCTGGCAGACCTGGGACCTGCTGCTGCTGTGGCTGGCCCAGTTGCACGGCGGCAACGGCATGCGCACCATCATCGCCGACTACACCCGCAAGGACTCCACCCGTTTCTGGCTGAATGCGTTGCTGGCACTGTCGATGATCTTCACGCTGGTACTGGGTACCTACGTGCTGCTGACCTTCGACGCCAACATCGCCTGA
- a CDS encoding adenosine deaminase, whose translation MSTPLSLDRIQHAPKALLHDHLDGGLRPATVLELADRYGYDDLPATELDALTEFFRTAAHSGSLVRYLEPFAHTVGVMQTAEALHRVAYECVEDLAADNVVYAEVRFAPELHIEGGLSLDAVVDAVLAGFVDGERAAARTGRTITVRCLVTAMRHAARSREIAELAIRFRDRGVVGFDIAGAEAGYPPTRHLDAFEYMRSNNARFTIHAGEAFGLPSIHEAIAFCGADRLGHGVRIVDDITIGEDGTAKLGRLASILRDKRIPLEMCPSSNVQTGAAPSIAEHPFDKLARLRFRVTVNTDNRLMSDTTMSHEMSKLVEAFGYGWSDLERFTINAMKSAFIPFPERLAIIDDIIKPRYAVLVG comes from the coding sequence ATGAGTACGCCGCTGAGTCTGGACCGGATCCAGCACGCCCCCAAGGCCCTGCTCCACGACCACCTCGACGGGGGGTTACGTCCCGCCACCGTCCTCGAACTGGCCGACCGGTACGGCTACGACGACCTACCGGCGACCGAACTCGACGCGCTGACCGAGTTCTTCCGCACCGCGGCGCACAGCGGATCCCTGGTCCGCTACCTCGAACCCTTCGCGCACACGGTCGGGGTGATGCAGACCGCCGAGGCGCTACACCGGGTCGCCTACGAATGCGTGGAGGACCTGGCCGCCGACAACGTGGTCTACGCCGAGGTCCGGTTCGCCCCCGAACTGCACATCGAGGGCGGGCTCTCGCTGGACGCGGTGGTCGACGCGGTGCTGGCCGGATTCGTCGACGGCGAGCGGGCCGCGGCCCGCACCGGCCGGACGATCACCGTGCGCTGCCTGGTCACCGCCATGCGCCACGCGGCGCGCTCCCGTGAGATCGCCGAGCTGGCCATCCGGTTCCGGGACCGGGGCGTGGTGGGCTTCGACATCGCCGGCGCGGAGGCGGGTTATCCGCCGACGCGGCACCTCGACGCGTTCGAGTACATGCGAAGCAACAACGCGCGCTTCACGATTCACGCCGGTGAGGCGTTCGGGCTGCCGTCCATCCACGAGGCCATCGCGTTCTGCGGCGCCGACCGGCTGGGGCACGGCGTCCGCATCGTCGACGACATCACCATCGGCGAGGACGGCACTGCGAAGCTGGGCCGGCTGGCCTCGATCCTGCGCGACAAGCGCATCCCGCTGGAGATGTGCCCGTCGTCGAACGTGCAGACCGGTGCGGCCCCCTCGATCGCCGAGCACCCGTTCGACAAGCTGGCGCGGCTGCGGTTCCGGGTCACGGTCAACACCGACAACCGGCTGATGAGCGACACCACCATGAGCCACGAGATGAGCAAGCTCGTCGAGGCGTTCGGCTACGGCTGGAGCGATCTGGAGCGGTTCACCATCAACGCGATGAAATCGGCGTTCATCCCGTTCCCCGAGCGCCTCGCCATCATCGACGACATCATCAAGCCGCGCTACGCCGTCCTCGTCGGGTGA
- the sdhC gene encoding succinate dehydrogenase, cytochrome b556 subunit, translating to MTTAAQAEPAHTDRPRRRTLYRGDPGMWSWVLHRITGATIFFFLFVHVLDTALVRVSPQAYNEVIETYKTPLVGLMEVGLVAAVLFHALNGLRVIAVDFWAEGPRHQRKMLAAVGVIWFVVMVPALVVLGMHMAERFL from the coding sequence ATGACGACAGCGGCACAAGCCGAGCCGGCGCACACTGACCGGCCGCGACGTCGCACCCTGTACCGGGGAGACCCAGGCATGTGGTCCTGGGTCCTGCACCGCATCACCGGGGCAACCATTTTCTTCTTCTTGTTCGTGCACGTGCTCGACACTGCACTGGTCCGCGTCAGCCCGCAGGCCTACAACGAAGTCATCGAGACCTACAAGACCCCGCTCGTCGGGCTGATGGAGGTCGGGCTGGTGGCCGCGGTGCTGTTCCACGCGCTGAACGGGTTGCGCGTGATCGCGGTCGACTTCTGGGCCGAGGGTCCGCGGCATCAGCGCAAGATGCTCGCGGCGGTCGGCGTCATCTGGTTCGTGGTCATGGTCCCGGCACTGGTGGTACTGGGCATGCATATGGCAGAGAGGTTCCTGTGA
- a CDS encoding PTS ascorbate transporter subunit IIC yields MDWLVTVAEFVVNEILAVPAYLIGIITAVGLIALRKNVGQVVGGALKATLGFLLLNAGAALVIASLEPLGVMIQGSTGSQGVVPTNEAIVGIAQNEFGAQVAWLMILGFGFSLLLARFTPLHYVFLTGHHMLFMATLLTIVLATAGYSTTVVVVLGGILLGVILVSLPAISQPWTKRITGDNSIAIGHFGTLGYISAGITGRFVGGKNSRSTEDLKLPESLRFLRDSMVTTALSMVLIYLAVSLIYLTREGQDTAFAAFADDTGAGAATDVGNYLMMGVTEGLGFGVAVAVILFGVRTILGELVPAFQGIAKRVVPGAVPALDAPIVFPYAQNAVLVGFLSSFTAGLIGLAALAVWLGPAFGWVLVLPGLVPHFFTGGAAGVYGNATGGRRGAIAGGFVNGLLITFLPAILVGVLGALGEENTTFGDTDFGWYGILMGNAAKLGTVWGVVVMLLISIILLGLAILVQKRLVDTGWDASPGRPAPSAGDADGDAVATAAGRSYPKIAPPAGAPPPPPPPA; encoded by the coding sequence ATGGACTGGCTGGTCACGGTCGCCGAATTCGTCGTCAACGAGATCCTGGCGGTCCCCGCCTACCTGATCGGCATCATCACTGCCGTCGGCTTGATCGCGCTGCGCAAGAACGTCGGGCAGGTCGTCGGCGGGGCGCTCAAAGCCACCCTCGGCTTCCTGTTGCTCAACGCCGGCGCGGCGCTGGTGATCGCGTCGCTGGAGCCGCTGGGGGTGATGATCCAGGGCAGCACCGGCAGCCAGGGCGTGGTGCCCACCAACGAGGCGATCGTCGGGATCGCCCAGAACGAGTTCGGCGCGCAGGTGGCCTGGCTGATGATCCTGGGCTTCGGCTTCAGCCTGCTGCTGGCCCGCTTCACGCCGCTGCACTACGTGTTCCTCACCGGTCACCACATGCTGTTCATGGCAACGCTGTTGACCATCGTGCTGGCCACCGCGGGCTACTCCACCACGGTGGTCGTGGTCCTCGGCGGCATCCTGCTCGGCGTCATCCTGGTGTCGCTGCCGGCGATCTCGCAGCCCTGGACCAAGCGAATCACCGGTGACAACAGCATCGCCATCGGCCACTTCGGCACCCTGGGCTACATCTCGGCCGGCATCACGGGACGCTTCGTGGGCGGCAAGAACAGCAGGTCCACCGAAGACCTGAAGCTGCCCGAATCGCTGCGCTTCCTGCGCGATTCGATGGTCACCACCGCGCTGTCGATGGTGCTGATCTATCTGGCGGTCTCCCTGATCTACCTGACCCGGGAAGGGCAGGACACCGCATTCGCGGCATTCGCCGACGACACCGGCGCCGGGGCGGCCACCGACGTGGGCAACTACCTGATGATGGGCGTCACCGAGGGACTCGGCTTCGGCGTGGCCGTGGCGGTGATCCTGTTCGGCGTGCGCACCATCCTCGGTGAGTTGGTACCCGCGTTCCAGGGCATCGCCAAGCGGGTGGTGCCCGGTGCGGTGCCCGCCCTCGACGCGCCCATCGTGTTCCCGTACGCGCAGAACGCGGTGCTCGTCGGGTTCCTCTCGAGCTTCACCGCGGGGCTGATCGGCCTTGCCGCGCTTGCGGTCTGGTTGGGCCCCGCCTTCGGTTGGGTGCTGGTGCTTCCTGGTCTGGTGCCGCACTTCTTCACCGGCGGCGCGGCCGGCGTCTACGGCAACGCCACCGGTGGCCGGCGCGGCGCCATCGCCGGCGGCTTCGTCAACGGCCTGCTGATCACCTTCCTGCCCGCCATCCTGGTCGGGGTCCTCGGCGCCCTCGGCGAGGAGAACACCACCTTCGGCGACACCGACTTCGGTTGGTACGGAATCCTGATGGGCAACGCCGCCAAGCTGGGCACGGTATGGGGCGTGGTGGTGATGCTGCTGATCAGCATCATCCTGCTCGGGTTGGCGATTCTGGTGCAGAAGCGTCTCGTCGACACCGGCTGGGACGCCTCCCCGGGCCGCCCGGCGCCGTCCGCGGGTGACGCGGATGGCGACGCGGTGGCCACGGCCGCCGGCCGCAGCTATCCGAAGATCGCTCCCCCGGCGGGCGCGCCGCCGCCCCCGCCGCCCCCGGCCTGA
- a CDS encoding endonuclease domain-containing protein, protein MDGGLPEPVLQYEIIDRDGRCWRVDFAWPEHKVAVEYDGFDFHSTTEHLRRDRQKRAALQELGWTVLSVVCDDVRGRPDTTVRRISTQLHRLAA, encoded by the coding sequence ATGGACGGCGGACTGCCGGAACCCGTGTTGCAGTACGAGATCATCGACCGCGACGGCCGTTGCTGGCGCGTCGATTTCGCTTGGCCCGAGCACAAGGTGGCCGTCGAGTATGACGGTTTCGACTTTCACAGCACTACCGAGCATCTGCGTCGGGATCGGCAAAAGCGGGCGGCGTTGCAGGAGCTCGGCTGGACCGTGCTCTCGGTTGTCTGCGACGACGTGCGAGGCCGGCCCGACACGACGGTGCGCCGGATCAGCACCCAGCTGCACCGGCTCGCGGCGTGA
- a CDS encoding PTS sugar transporter subunit IIA — translation MAGLSELLSEDRIALDVTADGWRQAIRAAGGLLERAGIAESAYTDSMIDNVESNGPYIVVAPGFAFAHARPSEAVHRTAMSWVRLAAPVEFGHKTNDPVTLVVALAATDAGAHNTAMAELAKVLGDPARRAALDTAATPAELLRALGGSTDRAPAATKQGTNLILTVCGNGLGTSLFLKSTLEQVLQTWRWDRFITVEATDTISAKGKAAGADLILTSGEIAKTLGDVGIPVKVIENFSSTTEVDAALRDSYDIEEM, via the coding sequence ATGGCCGGCCTGTCAGAACTGCTGTCCGAAGACCGCATCGCCCTCGACGTGACCGCCGACGGCTGGCGGCAGGCCATCAGGGCCGCCGGCGGCCTGCTCGAACGAGCCGGTATCGCCGAGTCCGCCTACACGGATTCGATGATCGACAACGTCGAGTCCAACGGGCCCTACATCGTGGTGGCGCCGGGATTCGCGTTCGCGCACGCCCGCCCGTCCGAGGCGGTGCACCGCACCGCGATGTCCTGGGTGCGGCTGGCCGCACCAGTGGAGTTCGGGCACAAGACAAATGACCCCGTGACGCTGGTGGTGGCGCTGGCGGCCACCGACGCGGGCGCCCACAACACCGCCATGGCGGAACTGGCCAAGGTGCTCGGCGACCCGGCCCGGCGCGCGGCGCTGGACACCGCGGCGACACCCGCCGAACTGCTGCGGGCCCTCGGCGGCAGCACCGACCGGGCACCCGCCGCGACCAAGCAGGGCACCAACCTCATCCTCACGGTGTGCGGAAACGGCCTGGGCACCAGCCTGTTTCTGAAGAGCACCCTCGAACAGGTGTTGCAGACCTGGCGCTGGGACCGCTTCATCACCGTCGAGGCCACCGACACCATCTCGGCGAAGGGCAAGGCCGCCGGCGCCGACCTGATCCTGACCTCCGGTGAGATCGCCAAGACGCTGGGCGATGTGGGAATCCCGGTCAAGGTCATCGAGAACTTCAGCTCCACCACCGAGGTCGACGCGGCCCTGCGCGACAGCTACGACATCGAGGAGATGTGA
- a CDS encoding succinate dehydrogenase iron-sulfur subunit gives MSAPVIDKPEAGDPPLPPIPDEAVMVTLKIARFNPENPDAAGFQSFRVPCLPTDRLLNLLTYVKSYLDGTLTFRRSCAHGVCGSDAMRINGVNRLACKVLMRDMLPKKPGKQLTITIEPIRGLPVEKDLVVDMEPFFDAYRAVKPFLVTSGNEPTRERIQSQTDRARYDDTTKCILCACCTTSCPVFWSEGSYFGPAAIVNAHRFIFDSRDEAAAERLDILNEVDGVWRCRTTFNCTESCPRGIEVTKAIQEVKRALMFAR, from the coding sequence ATGAGTGCACCCGTGATCGACAAGCCCGAAGCCGGCGATCCGCCGCTGCCGCCGATCCCCGACGAAGCCGTCATGGTGACGTTGAAGATCGCCAGGTTCAACCCGGAGAACCCGGATGCGGCGGGATTCCAGAGTTTCCGCGTGCCGTGTCTGCCCACCGACCGGCTGCTGAACCTGCTCACCTACGTCAAGAGCTACCTCGACGGCACGCTGACCTTCCGGCGGTCCTGCGCGCACGGCGTGTGCGGCTCGGATGCCATGCGGATCAACGGCGTCAACCGGTTGGCCTGCAAGGTGCTGATGCGCGACATGCTGCCGAAGAAGCCCGGCAAGCAGCTGACCATCACCATCGAGCCCATCCGCGGTCTGCCCGTGGAGAAGGACCTCGTGGTGGACATGGAGCCGTTCTTCGACGCCTACCGCGCGGTCAAGCCGTTCCTGGTCACCAGCGGCAATGAGCCCACCCGGGAACGGATTCAGAGCCAGACCGACCGCGCCCGCTACGACGACACCACCAAGTGCATCCTGTGCGCGTGCTGCACGACGAGCTGCCCGGTGTTCTGGAGCGAGGGTTCGTACTTCGGGCCGGCGGCGATCGTCAACGCCCACCGGTTCATCTTCGACTCCCGCGACGAGGCCGCCGCCGAACGGCTCGACATCCTCAACGAGGTCGACGGGGTGTGGCGCTGCCGCACCACGTTCAACTGCACGGAGTCCTGCCCGCGCGGTATCGAGGTGACCAAGGCGATCCAGGAGGTCAAGCGCGCGCTGATGTTCGCGCGCTGA